One genomic window of Numida meleagris isolate 19003 breed g44 Domestic line chromosome 1, NumMel1.0, whole genome shotgun sequence includes the following:
- the TCF20 gene encoding transcription factor 20 isoform X3, which translates to MQSFREQSSYHGNQQSYPQEVHGSSRLEEFSPRQQAQMFQSFGGGTGSGRRGAAAASTAMPGESSGHQSYQGFRKEAGEFYYMATNKDPVASGGQQPPQRRPSGPDLADKLKMSPGRSRGPGADLHHMNPHMTLSERVNRGSLHSGYPQNSEGSSLAAAYHANARPHPFGDPNQSLNSQYHYKRQLYQQQQEEYKDWASSAAQGVIAAAQHRQEGARKSPRQQQFLDRVRSPLKNDKDGMMYLQGSSYHDTGSQDPGRCIMGSDSAQGKCTDLKHGNQKLQPHESGWDLSRQTSPAKSSGPLGAANQKRFCPQESDGHRREESTDLPKPSNAMLRLPGHEDQSPQNPLIMRRRVRSFISPIPTKRQPQDMKNSGSEDKGRMMTSAKEGADKTYNSYAHSSQSQDVGKPVAKGDSFKDLPSPDGRNCPAVSLTSPAKTKILPPRKGRGLKLEAIVQKITSPNIRRSVSTNSAETGADTVTLDDILSLKSGPEGGSVAGHGPEAEKRKGEMLSDQVGSASQDTASEITLPRPSEEWQGNEDDKTKKDTPETANVSKEGTGSSAAPPPQKSSGQGRSDGSVSGAGTLAFPDSKTISPSNVFTSEPNPKSEEKDGDVTNISPKPDGFPPKGYFPSGKKKGRPIGSVNKQKKQQQQQQQQQLPPPPPPPPVPSQSSEGVAGGEPKPKRQRRERRKPAAQPRKRKPRRAAPIVEPQEPEIKLKYATQAVDKTDSKNKSFFPYIHVVNKCELGAVCTIINAEEEEQNKLVRGRKGQRSSTPPPSNVESKVLPTSTFMLQGPVVTESSVLGHLVCCLCGKWASYRNMGDLFGPFYPQDYAATLPKNPPPKRATEMQSKVKVRHKSASNGSKTDTEEEEEQQQQKEQRSLAAHPRFKRRHRSEDCSGASRSLSRGASCKKATTEGGSGGEKTPSDSKPSMPTSEGGTELELQIPELPLDSNEFWVHEGCILWANGIYLVCGRLYGLQEAVEIAREMKCSHCQEPGATLGCYNKGCSFRYHYPCAIDADCLLNEENFSVRCPKHKNKMVKGSLSTEQSERG; encoded by the exons ATGCAGTCCTTTCGGGAGCAAAGTAGTTACCACGGAAACCAGCAGAGCTACCCGCAGGAAGTGCACGGATCGTCCCGACTGGAGGAGTTCAGCCCGCGCCAGCAGGCCCAGATGTTCCAGAGCTTCGGAGGAGGCACTGGCAGTGGACGTcgcggagcagcagcagcctctaCAGCGATGCCTGGTGAGAGCTCTGGCCATCAGAGCTACCAAGgtttcagaaaagaagcaggAGAGTTTTACTATATGGCTACCAACAAAGATCCAGTGGCGTCAGGAGGGCAGCAGCCGCCTCAGCGCAGGCCTTCTGGACCG GATCTTGCTGATAAGCTGAAAATGTCACCAGGCAGAAGCAGAGGCCCAGGAGCAGATCTGCATCACATGAACCCACACATGACGCTATCTGAAAGAGTTAACAGGGGTTCCTTGCATTCTGGCTACCCTCAGAACTCAGAAGGCTCATCTTTGGCTGCAGCGTATCATGCAAATGCTAGGCCTCATCCTTTTGGTGACCCCAACCAGAGTTTAAATTCCCAGTATCATTACAAGAGACAGCTATACCAGCAACAGCAAGAGGAATACAAAGATTGGGCAAGCAGCGCTGCTCAGGGTGTgattgctgcagctcagcacagacaGGAAGGAGCCAGGAAGAGCCCAAGACAACAACAGTTTTTGGACAGAGTAAGGAGTCCCTTGAAAAATGACAAGGATGGAATGATGTACCTTCAGGGTAGCTCTTACCATGATACTGGAAGCCAGGATCCTGGGCGCTGCATTATGGGAAGCGACAGTGCTCAGGGCAAGTGCACCGACCTAAAACACGGTAACCAGAAACTGCAGCCGCATGAATCTGGTTGGGACTTGTCTCGGCAGACTTCACCTGCCAAAAGCAGTGGCCCTCTTGGAGCAGCCAACCAAAAAAGATTTTGCCCCCAGGAAAGTGATGGGCACAGACGAGAGGAATCTACGGATTTGCCCAAGCCTAGCAACGCCATGCTCAGGCTCCCTGGACATGAAGACCAGTCTCCTCAAAATCCCTTAATTATGAGGAGGAGAGTCCGTTCTTTCATCTCTCCTATCCCTACCAAAAGACAGCCACAGGATATGAAGAACAGTGGCAGTGAAGATAAAGGGCGAATGATGACGTCAGCAAAAGAAGGAGCTGATAAAACATACAACTCCTATGCCCATTCATCTCAAAGCCAAGATGTTGGCAAACCAGTTGCAAAGGGAGATTCCTTCAAGGATCTGCCAAGTCCTGATGGTAGGAATTGTCCCGCTGTTTCCCTCACAAGCCCGGCTAAGACCAAAATATTGCCCCCAAGAAAGGGGCGAGGATTAAAACTGGAAGCAATTGTTCAAAAAATTACATCTCCCAATATTCGGAGAAGTGTTTCCACCAACAGCGCTGAAACTGGTGCAGATACCGTCACTCTTGATGACATTCTGTCCCTTAAGAGTGGACCTGAGGGAGGAAGTGTGGCTGGACATGGGCCGGAGgctgagaagagaaaaggagagatgcTGTCAGATCAAGTGGGGTCAGCAAGCCAGGACACAGCTAGTGAAATAACTCTTCCGCGACCCTCAGAAGAGTGGCAAGGCAATGAGGATGATAAAACTAAGAAAGACACCCCTGAAACTGCCAATGTTAGTAAAGAAGGGACAGGATCCAGTGCCGCACCACCTCCTCAGAAGTCAAGTGGTCAGGGGAGGTCCGATGGATCCGTAAGCGGAGCTGGAACTCTGGCCTTCCCAGACTCAAAAACAATTTCCCCTTCCAATGTGTTTACTTCTGAACCAAACCCAAAGTCTGAGGAAAAAGATGGAGATGTGACAAACATTTCACCCAAGCCAGATGGCTTCCCTCCAAAGGGgtattttccttctggaaagaaaaaggggagaCCAATTGGGAGTGTGAACAAGCAAAagaagcaacaacagcagcagcagcagcaacaactgCCACCGCCCCCACCACCTCCACCTGTACCTTCTCAGTCTTCAGAAGGGGTCGCTGGTGGTGAGCCAAAACCTAAGaggcagaggagggagaggcgaaagcctgcagcacagccacggAAGCGGAAGCCTAGACGGGCTGCTCCAATCGTGGAGCCTCAAGAACCAGAGATCAAGCTTAAATATGCTACCCAGGCTGTGGATAAAACTGACTCCAAGAATAAGTCTTTTTTCCCTTACATTCACGTGGTAAACAAGTGTGAATTAGGAGCTGTGTGCACAATCATTAATgcggaggaagaggagcagaacAAATTGGTGAGGGGTCGGAAAGGACAAAGGTCTTCAACACCCCCTCCTAGCAATGTGGAGAGCAAAGTGCTGCCCACCTCAACTTTCATGCTGCAGGGCCCTGTAGTAACAGAGTCTTCTGTCTTGGGGCATCTGGTTTGCTGCCTGTGTGGCAAATGGGCCAGCTATCGTAACATGGGTGACCTCTTTGGTCCTTTCTACCCCCAGGATTACGCAGCCACCTTGCCCAAGAATCCACCTCCAaagagggccacagaaatgcagagcaagGTCAAGGTACGGCACAAAAGTGCTTCTAATGGTTCCAAGACAGATacagaagaagaggaggaacagcaacaacagaaggaacaaagaaGCCTAGCTGCTCATCCCCGCTTTAAGAGGCGGCACCGCTCTGAGGACTGTAGTGGAGCCTCTCGGTCACTTTCAAGGGGAGCTTCTTGTAAAAAAGCAACCACTGAAGGTGGCAGTGGTGGTGAAAAGACTCCTTCGGACTCAAAGCCCTCTATGCCCACTTCAGAAGGTGGCACTGAGCTGGAGTTACAAATTCCTGAACTACCTCTTGACAGCAATGAATTTTGGGTCCATGAGGGTTGTATTCTCTGGGCCAATGGGATCTACCTGGTCTGTGGCAGGCTCTatgggctgcaggaagctgtggAGATTGCGAGAGAGATG
- the TCF20 gene encoding transcription factor 20 isoform X2, translating to MQSFREQSSYHGNQQSYPQEVHGSSRLEEFSPRQQAQMFQSFGGGTGSGRRGAAAASTAMPGESSGHQSYQGFRKEAGEFYYMATNKDPVASGGQQPPQRRPSGPVQSYGPPQGSSFGSQYGSEGHVGQFQTQHSTLGGVSHYQQDFTGPFSPGSAQYQQQASSQQQQVQQLRQQIYQSHQPLPQASSQSASSTSHLQPMQRPSTLPSSASGYQLRVGQYSQHYQPPSSSSSSSFPSPQRFGQSGQNYDGSYSMNSGSQYEGHAVGSNAQAYGSQSNYSFQTQPMKSFEQSKLPQSGQQGQQQQHPPQHVMQYSNAASKLSLQSQVGQYSQTEVPVRSPMQFHQNFSPISNPSPAASVVQSPSCSSTPSPLMPGGENLQCGQGNMSMGSRNRILQMMPQLSPTPSMMPSPNAHAGGFKGFGLEGLQEKRLTDPGLSSLSALSSQVANLPNTVQHMLLSDALAPQKKSSKRSSSSKKADSCTNSEGSSQAEEQLKSPLAESLDGGCSSSSEDHGERVRQLSGQSTSSDTTYKGGNLERSNSSPAQGSQSEPSKLSTSPAAREDVASPDGKEAVVAVENAPKVNEKGVGVIVSREAMAGRVEKSGGQEKPAQDDVSTATQTPISASGAKEAGHAGPQPEAQGGTKGSKSGDNTNHNGEGNSQPSHAVVGSNFPVRTEPSKSPGSLRYSYKDNIAAGIQRNIGGFPQYPSGQEKGDFAGHSERKGRNEKFPSLLQEVLQGYHHHPDRRYSRNAQEHSGMAGSLEGAMRPNILISQANELTNRGLLNKSMGSLLEGPHWGPWDRKSSSAAPDMKQINLADYPIARKFEMESQSSSHEGGALSERRSVICDISPLRQLVRDPGPHPMGHMGPEGRSGRSERLAPGLSQSVILPGGLVSMETKMKAHSGQIKEEEFEQSKSSVSLNNKKTGDHCHSAGIKHESFRGNVSPGAAVSDSAPDYIPQQESRSTQLRRAPGRTGSSRGKSPSQFQDLADKLKMSPGRSRGPGADLHHMNPHMTLSERVNRGSLHSGYPQNSEGSSLAAAYHANARPHPFGDPNQSLNSQYHYKRQLYQQQQEEYKDWASSAAQGVIAAAQHRQEGARKSPRQQQFLDRVRSPLKNDKDGMMYLQGSSYHDTGSQDPGRCIMGSDSAQGKCTDLKHGNQKLQPHESGWDLSRQTSPAKSSGPLGAANQKRFCPQESDGHRREESTDLPKPSNAMLRLPGHEDQSPQNPLIMRRRVRSFISPIPTKRQPQDMKNSGSEDKGRMMTSAKEGADKTYNSYAHSSQSQDVGKPVAKGDSFKDLPSPDGRNCPAVSLTSPAKTKILPPRKGRGLKLEAIVQKITSPNIRRSVSTNSAETGADTVTLDDILSLKSGPEGGSVAGHGPEAEKRKGEMLSDQVGSASQDTASEITLPRPSEEWQGNEDDKTKKDTPETANVSKEGTGSSAAPPPQKSSGQGRSDGSVSGAGTLAFPDSKTISPSNVFTSEPNPKSEEKDGDVTNISPKPDGFPPKGYFPSGKKKGRPIGSVNKQKKQQQQQQQQQLPPPPPPPPVPSQSSEGVAGGEPKPKRQRRERRKPAAQPRKRKPRRAAPIVEPQEPEIKLKYATQAVDKTDSKNKSFFPYIHVVNKCELGAVCTIINAEEEEQNKLVRGRKGQRSSTPPPSNVESKVLPTSTFMLQGPVVTESSVLGHLVCCLCGKWASYRNMGDLFGPFYPQDYAATLPKNPPPKRATEMQSKVKVRHKSASNGSKTDTEEEEEQQQQKEQRSLAAHPRFKRRHRSEDCSGASRSLSRGASCKKATTEGGSGGEKTPSDSKPSMPTSEGGTELELQIPELPLDSNEFWVHEGCILWANGIYLVCGRLYGLQEAVEIAREMKCSHCQEPGATLGCYNKGCSFRYHYPCAIDADCLLNEENFSVRCPKHKNKMVKGSLSTEQSERG from the coding sequence ATGCAGTCCTTTCGGGAGCAAAGTAGTTACCACGGAAACCAGCAGAGCTACCCGCAGGAAGTGCACGGATCGTCCCGACTGGAGGAGTTCAGCCCGCGCCAGCAGGCCCAGATGTTCCAGAGCTTCGGAGGAGGCACTGGCAGTGGACGTcgcggagcagcagcagcctctaCAGCGATGCCTGGTGAGAGCTCTGGCCATCAGAGCTACCAAGgtttcagaaaagaagcaggAGAGTTTTACTATATGGCTACCAACAAAGATCCAGTGGCGTCAGGAGGGCAGCAGCCGCCTCAGCGCAGGCCTTCTGGACCGGTACAGAGCTATGGGCCCCCTCAAGGGAGTAGCTTTGGGAGTCAGTATGGGAGTGAGGGACACGTGGGCCAATTTCAAACACAGCATTCAACCCTTGGGGGTGTATCCCACTATCAGCAGGATTTTACTGGTCCTTTCTCTCCAGGGAGTGCTCAGTATCAGCAGCAGGCTTctagccagcagcagcaggtacaACAGCTGAGACAGCAGATCTATCAGTCTCATCAGCCTTTACCCCAGGCTTCCAGCCAGTCTGCTTCTAGCACCTCGCACTTGCAGCCAATGCAGCGTCCATCCACCctgccttcctctgcttctgGGTACCAGTTACGAGTGGGTCAGTACAGCCAACACTATCAGCCACCTTCGTCGTCCTCGTCCTCCTCTTTCCCCTCCCCACAGCGTTTTGGCCAGTCAGGACAGAATTATGATGGAAGCTACAGCATGAATTCTGGGTCACAGTATGAAGGCCATGCCGTGGGTTCCAATGCGCAGGCATATGGGTCCCAGTCAAACTACAGCTTTCAGACTCAACCGATGAAAAGCTTTGAGCAGTCTAAGCTGCCCCAAAGTgggcagcaggggcagcagcagcagcacccacctcAGCATGTGATGCAGTATTCAAATGCTGCCTCCAAGCTCTCTCTTCAAAGTCAAGTGGGACAGTACAGCCAGACTGAAGTTCCTGTAAGGTCACCGATGCAGTTTCACCAAAACTTCAGTCCAATCTCTAATCCGTCTCCTGCTGCATCTGTGGTTCAGTCTCCAAGCTGCAGCTCCACCCCTTCTCCTCTCATGCCAGGTGGAGAAAATCTCCAGTGTGGGCAAGGCAACATGTCCATGGGTTCTAGAAACCGAATCCTGCAGATGATGCCTCAGCTTAGTCCTACACCATCTATGATGCCAAGTCCCAATGCTCATGCAGGGGGATTCAAggggtttgggctggaaggacTGCAGGAAAAAAGGCTCACAGATCCAGGGCTGAGTAGCCTGAGTGCCCTAAGTTCTCAAGTGGCCAATCTGCCCAACACAGTCCAGCACATGTTGCTTTCAGATGCCTTGGcacctcagaaaaaaagttcCAAAAGGTCATCCTCTTCAAAGAAGGCTGACAGCTGCACAAACTCGGAAGGCTCTTCCCAGGCAGAGGAGCAACTCAAGTCCCCCCTGGCAGAGTCCCTTGATGGTGGCTGTTCCAGTAGTTCAGAGGATCATGGGGAAAGGGTGAGACAGCTGAGTGGCCAGAGCACAAGCTCAGACACTACCTACAAGGGGGGTAACTTAGAAAGATCCAACTCCTCACCAGCACAAGGCTCTCAGAGTGAGCCCTCAAAActcagcaccagccctgcagctAGGGAAGATGTGGCCTCCCCTGATGGGAAGGAAGCTGTGGTGGCTGTGGAAAATGCCCCCAAAGTGAATGAAAAGGGAGTTGGAGTGATTGTCTCCCGGGAAGCTATGGCAGGTAGAGTAGAAAAGTCAGGTGGACAAGAGAAACCTGCACAAGATGATGTTTCCACAGCCACTCAAACACCAATTAGTGCTAGTGGAGCGAAGGAAGCTGGGCATGCAGGGCCACAGCCAGAAGCTCAAGGGGGTACTAAAGGGAGCAAAAGTGGAGATAACACTAACCATAATGGAGAGGGGAACAGCCAACCCAGCCATGCGGTTGTTGGGTCAAATTTTCCTGTGAGAACAGAACCTTCCAAATCTCCTGGCAGTTTAAGATACAGTTACAAAGATAATATAGCAGCTGGCATACAGAGAAATATTGGTGGCTTTCCACAGTATCCTTCTGGTCAAGAAAAAGGGGATTTTGCAGGACACAGTGAGCGCAAAGGCCGGAATGAGAAGTTTCCAAGCCTCCTACAGGAGGTCTTACAGGGTTACCACCATCATCCAGACAGAAGGTATTCTAGGAATGCACAGGAACATTCTGGGATGGCTGGGAGTTTGGAGGGAGCCATGAGGCCCAATATCTTAATTAGTCAAGCCAATGAATTGACGAATAGAGGCCTCTTAAATAAAAGTATGGGGTCTCTCCTGGAAGGCCCTCACTGGGGTCCCTGGGATAGGAAGTCTAGCAGCGCAGCCCCTGACATGAAGCAGATAAATTTAGCTGATTACCCTATTGCTAGAAAGTTTGAGATGGAGTCTCAGTCCTCTTCTCATGAAGGGGGAGCACTCTCGGAGAGGAGATCAGTGATCTGTGACATATCTCCATTAAGGCAACTTGTCAGAGATCCTGGTCCTCACCCAATGGGCCACATGGGTCCTGAGGGCAGAAGTGGAAGGAGTGAACGTCTTGCCCCTGGCTTAAGCCAGTCAGTAATACTCCCTGGTGGTTTAGTATCCATGGAAACAAAGATGAAAGCTCACAGTGGgcaaataaaagaagaagagTTTGAACAGTCAAAGAGCTCAGTTAgtcttaataataaaaagacagGAGACCATTGTCATTCTGCTGGCATCAAGCATGAGTCTTTCCGAGGCAATGTTAGCCCTGGAGCTGCAGTCTCCGATTCTGCTCCAGACTACATTCCCCAGCAGGAGAGCAGATCAACCCAGCTGAGACGAGCACCTGGCAGAACTGGAAGCAGCAGGGGTAAATCACCTTCTCAATTTCAGGATCTTGCTGATAAGCTGAAAATGTCACCAGGCAGAAGCAGAGGCCCAGGAGCAGATCTGCATCACATGAACCCACACATGACGCTATCTGAAAGAGTTAACAGGGGTTCCTTGCATTCTGGCTACCCTCAGAACTCAGAAGGCTCATCTTTGGCTGCAGCGTATCATGCAAATGCTAGGCCTCATCCTTTTGGTGACCCCAACCAGAGTTTAAATTCCCAGTATCATTACAAGAGACAGCTATACCAGCAACAGCAAGAGGAATACAAAGATTGGGCAAGCAGCGCTGCTCAGGGTGTgattgctgcagctcagcacagacaGGAAGGAGCCAGGAAGAGCCCAAGACAACAACAGTTTTTGGACAGAGTAAGGAGTCCCTTGAAAAATGACAAGGATGGAATGATGTACCTTCAGGGTAGCTCTTACCATGATACTGGAAGCCAGGATCCTGGGCGCTGCATTATGGGAAGCGACAGTGCTCAGGGCAAGTGCACCGACCTAAAACACGGTAACCAGAAACTGCAGCCGCATGAATCTGGTTGGGACTTGTCTCGGCAGACTTCACCTGCCAAAAGCAGTGGCCCTCTTGGAGCAGCCAACCAAAAAAGATTTTGCCCCCAGGAAAGTGATGGGCACAGACGAGAGGAATCTACGGATTTGCCCAAGCCTAGCAACGCCATGCTCAGGCTCCCTGGACATGAAGACCAGTCTCCTCAAAATCCCTTAATTATGAGGAGGAGAGTCCGTTCTTTCATCTCTCCTATCCCTACCAAAAGACAGCCACAGGATATGAAGAACAGTGGCAGTGAAGATAAAGGGCGAATGATGACGTCAGCAAAAGAAGGAGCTGATAAAACATACAACTCCTATGCCCATTCATCTCAAAGCCAAGATGTTGGCAAACCAGTTGCAAAGGGAGATTCCTTCAAGGATCTGCCAAGTCCTGATGGTAGGAATTGTCCCGCTGTTTCCCTCACAAGCCCGGCTAAGACCAAAATATTGCCCCCAAGAAAGGGGCGAGGATTAAAACTGGAAGCAATTGTTCAAAAAATTACATCTCCCAATATTCGGAGAAGTGTTTCCACCAACAGCGCTGAAACTGGTGCAGATACCGTCACTCTTGATGACATTCTGTCCCTTAAGAGTGGACCTGAGGGAGGAAGTGTGGCTGGACATGGGCCGGAGgctgagaagagaaaaggagagatgcTGTCAGATCAAGTGGGGTCAGCAAGCCAGGACACAGCTAGTGAAATAACTCTTCCGCGACCCTCAGAAGAGTGGCAAGGCAATGAGGATGATAAAACTAAGAAAGACACCCCTGAAACTGCCAATGTTAGTAAAGAAGGGACAGGATCCAGTGCCGCACCACCTCCTCAGAAGTCAAGTGGTCAGGGGAGGTCCGATGGATCCGTAAGCGGAGCTGGAACTCTGGCCTTCCCAGACTCAAAAACAATTTCCCCTTCCAATGTGTTTACTTCTGAACCAAACCCAAAGTCTGAGGAAAAAGATGGAGATGTGACAAACATTTCACCCAAGCCAGATGGCTTCCCTCCAAAGGGgtattttccttctggaaagaaaaaggggagaCCAATTGGGAGTGTGAACAAGCAAAagaagcaacaacagcagcagcagcagcaacaactgCCACCGCCCCCACCACCTCCACCTGTACCTTCTCAGTCTTCAGAAGGGGTCGCTGGTGGTGAGCCAAAACCTAAGaggcagaggagggagaggcgaaagcctgcagcacagccacggAAGCGGAAGCCTAGACGGGCTGCTCCAATCGTGGAGCCTCAAGAACCAGAGATCAAGCTTAAATATGCTACCCAGGCTGTGGATAAAACTGACTCCAAGAATAAGTCTTTTTTCCCTTACATTCACGTGGTAAACAAGTGTGAATTAGGAGCTGTGTGCACAATCATTAATgcggaggaagaggagcagaacAAATTGGTGAGGGGTCGGAAAGGACAAAGGTCTTCAACACCCCCTCCTAGCAATGTGGAGAGCAAAGTGCTGCCCACCTCAACTTTCATGCTGCAGGGCCCTGTAGTAACAGAGTCTTCTGTCTTGGGGCATCTGGTTTGCTGCCTGTGTGGCAAATGGGCCAGCTATCGTAACATGGGTGACCTCTTTGGTCCTTTCTACCCCCAGGATTACGCAGCCACCTTGCCCAAGAATCCACCTCCAaagagggccacagaaatgcagagcaagGTCAAGGTACGGCACAAAAGTGCTTCTAATGGTTCCAAGACAGATacagaagaagaggaggaacagcaacaacagaaggaacaaagaaGCCTAGCTGCTCATCCCCGCTTTAAGAGGCGGCACCGCTCTGAGGACTGTAGTGGAGCCTCTCGGTCACTTTCAAGGGGAGCTTCTTGTAAAAAAGCAACCACTGAAGGTGGCAGTGGTGGTGAAAAGACTCCTTCGGACTCAAAGCCCTCTATGCCCACTTCAGAAGGTGGCACTGAGCTGGAGTTACAAATTCCTGAACTACCTCTTGACAGCAATGAATTTTGGGTCCATGAGGGTTGTATTCTCTGGGCCAATGGGATCTACCTGGTCTGTGGCAGGCTCTatgggctgcaggaagctgtggAGATTGCGAGAGAGATG